One segment of Marvinbryantia formatexigens DSM 14469 DNA contains the following:
- a CDS encoding family 43 glycosylhydrolase, which translates to MKKQAVNPYLPEYEYIPDGEPYVFGDRVYVYGSHDRFGAPMFCMNDYVCWSAPVKDLSDWRYEGVIYRKNQDPKNRLGLRLLFAPDVAVGADGRYYLYYAYDFMGIMGVAVSDKPQGPYTYYGHVRYADGTIWGRRKGDSFPFDPGIFVDDDGRVYLYSGFYTPVPSIVTGGRRLRFEGGYVLELEKDMVTIKVPETLLFPKEGEGSFKNHEFFEASSMRKYDGKYYFVYSSRHNHELCYAVSDRPTGGFTFGGTLVSNGDVFLDGRTSESDARNYLGNTHGGMLRIGEEFYIFYHRQTNRSSYARQACAERLQRLPDGSFAQAEMTSCGLNGAPLRGRGIYGARIACNLWSAEGCGRYDGSSPAKRLKAHPYFTQDEKDGDEAARQYIANMRDGAVAGFKYFSLWRLEQVAVHVRGNAEGCMEVSADAGFEKLLCSIPVRVRTNDWHRFSDTAEAEDGVSALYFRFRGEGALDFLELELI; encoded by the coding sequence GTGAAAAAACAGGCAGTAAATCCATATCTTCCGGAATACGAGTACATACCGGACGGAGAGCCGTATGTTTTCGGCGACCGGGTCTACGTGTACGGTTCGCATGACCGCTTCGGCGCTCCGATGTTCTGCATGAATGATTACGTCTGCTGGTCGGCTCCCGTAAAGGATTTGAGCGACTGGCGGTATGAGGGCGTGATCTACCGGAAAAACCAGGACCCGAAAAACAGGCTTGGTCTGCGCCTGCTCTTTGCCCCGGATGTGGCAGTGGGAGCGGACGGCAGATACTATCTTTACTACGCTTATGATTTTATGGGGATTATGGGCGTGGCGGTGAGCGATAAACCGCAGGGACCATATACGTATTACGGACATGTCCGTTACGCGGACGGCACGATATGGGGACGCAGGAAGGGAGATTCGTTTCCGTTTGACCCCGGCATCTTTGTGGATGATGACGGAAGAGTCTATCTTTATTCGGGATTTTATACCCCGGTCCCATCTATCGTGACGGGCGGCAGACGCCTGCGCTTTGAGGGCGGCTATGTGCTGGAGCTGGAGAAGGATATGGTAACGATTAAGGTGCCGGAGACACTGCTTTTTCCGAAAGAGGGAGAGGGTTCCTTTAAAAATCACGAGTTTTTTGAGGCAAGCTCCATGAGAAAATACGACGGGAAATATTATTTCGTCTACTCCTCCAGGCACAATCACGAGCTCTGCTATGCGGTGAGCGACCGCCCGACCGGCGGCTTTACCTTTGGCGGCACGCTGGTGAGCAACGGGGATGTTTTTCTGGACGGAAGAACGTCGGAGAGCGACGCGCGCAACTATCTGGGAAATACCCACGGCGGGATGCTGCGGATCGGGGAGGAATTTTATATTTTCTATCACCGTCAGACTAACCGCAGCTCCTATGCAAGGCAGGCGTGTGCGGAGCGGCTGCAGCGGCTGCCGGACGGCAGTTTTGCACAGGCGGAAATGACAAGCTGTGGATTAAACGGTGCGCCGCTGCGCGGAAGGGGCATCTACGGCGCAAGAATCGCCTGCAATCTCTGGTCGGCAGAAGGCTGCGGAAGATACGACGGGAGCAGTCCGGCAAAAAGGCTGAAGGCTCATCCGTATTTTACGCAGGATGAAAAGGACGGCGACGAAGCGGCACGTCAGTATATCGCAAACATGCGGGACGGCGCCGTGGCGGGATTCAAATACTTCTCCCTGTGGCGGCTGGAACAGGTAGCCGTCCATGTGCGGGGAAACGCGGAGGGCTGTATGGAGGTGTCGGCGGACGCCGGGTTTGAAAAGCTGCTCTGCAGCATTCCTGTGCGGGTGCGCACAAACGACTGGCACCGCTTCTCCGATACCGCAGAGGCGGAGGACGGCGTAAGTGCATTGTATTTCCGCTTCCGCGGCGAAGGTGCGCTGGATTTCCTGGAATTGGAATTAATATGA
- a CDS encoding ATP-binding protein, with amino-acid sequence MNGVIGMVPDIPKAYTAIAEWLSCVVCIGLYRREHHLTFRPTRRETLCALAALAILLLLQHALGVINVVFWLPGMAAAILVMYWMIMSCCDMNKKAGIYWMSITFVMAEVAAALEWQLYYFWAEGGGLFAGELASALFMLTVYGIFFAGAYWFQSRRGHHWTEITTQEMLTSVLIAAITFALSNLSYIFSDTPFSTSLAKEAFHIRTLTGVGGFAILLAYQRQCSEHHIQLELESVYTVLRTQYAQYKQSRESMEMINRKYHDLKHQIAILRSEKNQEKKDLYLDELEQEIRDYETQYKTGNGVLDTILTGKGMYCAQHGITLTCVADGKLLESVSVMDLCTIFGNALDNAIECELFIEPEEKRLIHLSVSEMNQFVLIRIENYLEENLRFANGLPVTTKGSRDEHGFGLKSIRYLAQKYGGSMMAAVEDNWFILKVMLPLGK; translated from the coding sequence ATGAACGGCGTAATCGGAATGGTTCCGGATATCCCAAAAGCCTATACGGCGATTGCAGAGTGGCTTTCCTGCGTGGTATGCATCGGTCTGTACCGCAGGGAGCATCATCTGACCTTCCGCCCGACGAGAAGAGAAACGCTCTGCGCTCTGGCGGCGCTTGCCATCCTTCTGCTTCTGCAGCACGCGCTCGGCGTGATTAATGTGGTGTTCTGGCTTCCGGGGATGGCGGCGGCAATTCTGGTGATGTACTGGATGATTATGAGCTGCTGCGATATGAACAAAAAAGCGGGCATTTACTGGATGTCTATCACCTTTGTGATGGCGGAGGTCGCGGCGGCGCTGGAGTGGCAGCTCTACTATTTCTGGGCGGAGGGCGGCGGTCTCTTTGCCGGAGAGCTGGCGTCCGCGCTTTTTATGCTGACGGTGTACGGCATCTTTTTTGCCGGGGCGTACTGGTTTCAGAGCCGCCGGGGACATCACTGGACGGAAATTACGACGCAGGAGATGCTGACCTCTGTGCTGATTGCCGCCATCACCTTTGCACTGAGCAATCTGAGCTATATTTTTTCCGATACGCCCTTCAGCACATCACTGGCGAAGGAAGCGTTTCATATCCGCACACTGACCGGCGTGGGCGGCTTTGCCATTCTTCTGGCGTATCAGCGTCAGTGCAGCGAGCATCACATACAGCTTGAGCTGGAATCCGTGTATACAGTGCTGCGGACACAGTATGCGCAGTACAAGCAGTCCCGCGAGAGCATGGAAATGATTAACCGGAAATACCACGACCTAAAGCATCAGATTGCCATTCTGCGCAGCGAAAAGAACCAGGAGAAAAAGGACCTCTATCTGGACGAGCTTGAACAGGAAATCCGCGATTACGAGACGCAGTACAAAACAGGCAACGGCGTGCTGGACACGATACTGACCGGAAAAGGCATGTACTGCGCGCAGCACGGCATCACACTGACCTGTGTGGCGGACGGAAAGCTGCTGGAGAGCGTATCCGTCATGGATCTGTGTACGATTTTCGGCAATGCGCTGGACAACGCGATTGAATGCGAGCTGTTTATCGAGCCGGAGGAAAAGCGCTTGATTCATCTTTCTGTGTCGGAAATGAACCAGTTTGTGCTGATCCGTATAGAGAATTATCTGGAAGAAAATCTGCGGTTCGCCAACGGGCTTCCGGTGACGACAAAGGGAAGCCGCGACGAGCACGGTTTCGGGCTGAAAAGCATCCGTTATCTGGCGCAGAAATACGGCGGCTCCATGATGGCGGCGGTGGAGGATAACTGGTTTATTCTGAAGGTGATGCTGCCGCTTGGGAAATAA
- a CDS encoding LytR/AlgR family response regulator transcription factor: MVSVAIVEDDAGYTKRLQEYLKKYEEEYREPLEVTAYSDGDEIVENYRGQFDLILMDIEMRFMDGMAAAEQIRKQDSRVIIIFITNMAQYAIRGYAVDALDYVLKPISYFAFSQRIKRAMERMKKREEKYLMVNTKAGVHKIAVSQLCWVESQGHRLTYHTKDAQYESTTTSIGKLETELGSASFFRCNKCYLINLRYVTGIDKDNVLLGDLSIPVSRAKKSELKRALVAYMGEAMK, encoded by the coding sequence ATGGTTTCGGTTGCGATTGTGGAGGATGACGCGGGTTACACAAAGCGTTTGCAGGAGTATTTGAAAAAGTATGAGGAGGAATACCGGGAGCCGCTGGAGGTGACCGCCTATTCAGACGGGGATGAGATCGTAGAGAACTACCGCGGACAATTTGACCTGATTCTGATGGATATCGAAATGCGGTTTATGGATGGCATGGCGGCTGCCGAGCAGATACGGAAACAGGATTCGCGTGTCATCATCATTTTTATCACCAATATGGCGCAGTATGCCATCCGCGGCTATGCGGTGGATGCGCTGGACTATGTATTAAAGCCGATTTCGTATTTTGCATTCAGCCAGCGGATTAAGCGGGCGATGGAGCGGATGAAAAAGCGCGAGGAGAAATATCTCATGGTAAATACCAAAGCGGGGGTGCATAAAATCGCGGTATCGCAGCTCTGCTGGGTGGAGAGCCAGGGACACCGTCTCACTTATCACACGAAGGATGCGCAGTACGAATCGACAACGACCAGCATTGGGAAGCTGGAGACGGAGCTTGGCAGCGCCAGCTTTTTCCGCTGCAACAAATGTTATCTCATTAATCTGCGATATGTCACAGGGATTGATAAGGACAATGTGCTGCTCGGCGATTTATCCATTCCCGTGAGCCGCGCAAAGAAGAGCGAACTGAAAAGGGCGCTGGTGGCATATATGGGGGAGGCGATGAAATGA
- a CDS encoding ATP-binding protein: MIAGWAVFFLQNDLNFFLSMCAGVTMAGQNLKKRSRFWVWLLLYALMIFAWSMAFYLTDRKGWVKYLIAYAVTAVWTLLVFQCRLITALYCVTVAYCLEHIAQRGHELLCTFLRIPDGPYEKIVLYAAIALVFFAGYFLALKGRTFREEDMQGEDRVLIVLAFFVILADIVISITMMGVYSATGNETLKICTHLMSMMISVLALTVCVSRFRESAARREQQAIRQLLDMEQEKYQREKAVTEVINRKCHDLKYYLEGLKERMSREELQEISQAVDVYESGFHTGNGTLDVVLANKNLLCQSRQIEFTCIADGKILAFMEEQDIYALFGNLLDNSIEAVQKVSNPEKRVISMTVTEKNGLGFIHMENYYQEEILFENGMPKTTKQDRQYHGYGTQSIRYLAEKYGGDVQMQTEQDIFLTDIMIPLRSRKS; the protein is encoded by the coding sequence ATGATTGCAGGGTGGGCAGTTTTCTTTTTGCAGAATGACTTAAATTTCTTTCTCAGCATGTGCGCCGGCGTTACGATGGCGGGACAGAATCTGAAAAAGCGGTCGCGGTTCTGGGTATGGCTGTTGCTGTATGCGCTTATGATATTTGCCTGGAGCATGGCGTTTTACCTGACAGACCGGAAAGGCTGGGTCAAATATCTGATTGCCTATGCAGTCACCGCCGTATGGACGCTGCTCGTGTTCCAGTGTCGTCTGATCACGGCGCTGTACTGCGTGACGGTGGCGTACTGCCTCGAACATATTGCGCAGCGCGGGCATGAGCTGCTGTGTACTTTCCTGCGGATTCCGGACGGACCATATGAAAAAATCGTTTTGTACGCGGCGATTGCCCTGGTATTTTTCGCCGGTTATTTTCTGGCACTGAAAGGACGGACCTTCCGGGAGGAGGACATGCAGGGGGAGGACCGCGTGCTGATAGTGCTGGCGTTCTTTGTAATTCTTGCGGATATTGTTATCAGCATCACGATGATGGGCGTTTATTCTGCAACAGGAAATGAGACGTTAAAAATATGCACGCATCTGATGTCCATGATGATATCGGTGCTGGCGCTGACCGTGTGTGTGAGCCGCTTCCGCGAGAGCGCCGCCAGGCGGGAGCAGCAGGCGATACGGCAGCTTCTCGATATGGAGCAGGAAAAATATCAGCGGGAAAAGGCGGTCACGGAAGTGATTAACCGGAAATGCCACGATTTGAAATACTATCTGGAGGGGCTGAAAGAACGGATGAGCCGGGAGGAGCTGCAGGAAATCAGCCAGGCAGTCGACGTCTATGAATCCGGCTTCCACACAGGAAACGGTACGCTGGATGTGGTACTGGCAAATAAAAATCTGCTCTGCCAGAGCCGCCAGATTGAATTTACCTGCATTGCGGACGGAAAAATTCTGGCGTTCATGGAAGAGCAGGATATTTATGCACTCTTCGGAAACCTTCTGGATAACAGCATCGAGGCGGTGCAGAAGGTTTCCAATCCGGAAAAACGGGTAATTTCCATGACGGTCACAGAGAAAAACGGTCTGGGATTCATCCACATGGAAAATTATTACCAGGAGGAGATTCTCTTCGAGAACGGAATGCCGAAGACCACAAAGCAGGACCGGCAGTATCACGGGTACGGTACGCAGAGTATCCGCTATCTTGCGGAAAAATATGGCGGGGATGTGCAGATGCAGACAGAGCAGGACATCTTTCTGACAGATATTATGATTCCGCTCAGAAGCAGAAAGTCATGA
- a CDS encoding LytR/AlgR family response regulator transcription factor, with translation MLNIAIVEDSEASAKRLTEFLERFSEESKETLQYMHFTGIEPFLESYHFQFDIVFLDIELPDGNGMEAAKKLREKDPLVVLIFITHLMQYAVNGYEVDALDYIVKPLRYPTFALKMKRAIRECGHVREDEVMLELKEYSIRLSVSSIKYIEIYKHHIIYHTENGDYETYGVLRQIEKLLPEKEFFRLGSSYIVNFRHIERITGQYVTVDGKELPVSRLRRQEFLEACHKYYMGRTLR, from the coding sequence ATGTTAAATATAGCGATTGTGGAGGATTCAGAGGCGAGTGCAAAAAGGCTGACAGAGTTTCTGGAACGTTTTTCAGAGGAAAGCAAAGAAACACTCCAATACATGCACTTTACGGGGATAGAGCCGTTTCTGGAAAGCTATCATTTCCAGTTTGATATTGTATTTCTGGATATCGAGCTGCCGGATGGAAACGGGATGGAAGCGGCGAAGAAGCTGCGGGAAAAGGACCCACTGGTAGTGCTCATTTTTATTACCCATCTGATGCAGTATGCGGTGAACGGCTATGAGGTGGATGCCCTCGATTACATAGTAAAGCCGCTGCGCTATCCCACATTTGCGCTCAAGATGAAGCGGGCAATCCGGGAGTGCGGACATGTGCGGGAGGATGAGGTGATGCTGGAGCTGAAAGAATATTCCATCCGGCTTTCGGTATCTTCCATCAAATACATTGAAATTTATAAGCATCATATTATATACCACACAGAAAACGGCGATTATGAAACCTACGGTGTGCTCAGACAGATAGAAAAGCTCCTGCCCGAAAAGGAATTCTTCCGTCTGGGCAGCTCCTACATTGTCAATTTCCGGCACATCGAACGGATAACCGGGCAGTACGTGACGGTGGACGGAAAAGAGCTTCCGGTCAGCAGACTGCGCAGGCAGGAATTTCTGGAAGCCTGTCATAAATATTACATGGGAAGAACACTGAGGTGA